The segment CCGTTCTCTCCGCCCTCGACCGGGAGGAGGTGGTGTGGAGGCTGCTCAGACCGCTGGGGGAAGAGGTACGGGTCACCATCGGACCAGAGAACCCCGTGGCGCAGATGTGGAGGTGCAGCGTGGTCTCGGCTACCTACCGGGTCGGGAACCGGCCCGCGGGCGTGATCGGCGTGGTGGGACCCATGCGGATGCCCTACGGCCGGGTGATCGCCCTGGTGCGGGTTCTCGCGCGCCTTTTGAGCACCGTCCTCAGCCGCACCGCGGGAGCGCACTGACGTCCTCCCTCCTGTCATGCCGCGGGACTACTACGAGATCCTCAACGTCTCCCCGGACGCCTCGCAGGAGGAGATCCACCGGGCGTACCGCCGCCTCGCCCGGGAGTACCACCCGGATGTGAACAAGGATCCGCAGGCGGAGGAGAGGTTCAAGGAGATCAACGAGGCCTATCAGGTTCTGGGCGACCCGCAGAAGCGCGCGGAGTACGATCGCATGCGCCGCGGCGGGCTCGCCCGGACGCCCCTGGACTTCGGATCTCCCTTCGAGGACCTGTTCGAGGTCTTCTTCGGTGGCATGCGTCCAGGCCCCGCGGAAGAACCCCGCCCTGAGCGGGGCGCGGACCTGCGGTACGACCTGGAGATCACCCTAGAGGAGGCGGCCCACGGGACGGAACGCACCATCGAGGTGACGCGGTTGGAGACCTGCCCGGGCTGCTTCGGAACCGGCGCGGAGCGGGGCGGGGGTTGGGGAACGTGCCCCACCTGCGGCGGCAGTGGGCAGACCCGGTTTACCCAGCGTACCCTCTTCGGGACGCTCACACAGATTTCCACCTGTCGCCGGTGTGCGGGGCACGGTCGGATCCTGCGGAACCCCTGCACCCGGTGCAGGGGAACCGGTCGGGTGGAGGCCAGGCGGCACCTGGTGGTGAACGTTCCCGCGGGGGTACAGGAGGATACTCCCCTGCGGCTTGCAGGGGAAGGGGAAGCGGGCCAGCACGGTGGCCCCCGGGGGGACCTCTACGTGTTCGTGCACCTGGCACGGCACCCGGTGTTCGAGCGGCGCGGGCTCGACCTGTACTGCACGGTTCCCCTCTCCATGACCCAGGCGGCCCTGGGCGATGAGGTCGAAGTTCCCACCCTGGACGGCCCCAAATCCGTCCCGGTTCCCCCCGGGACGCAGCCGGGGGAGGTGCTCACCCTGAAGGGGTACGGGCTCCCCTCCCTGGATGGCCGGCGGGGAGATCTGCACGTGCGGTTCGAGGTCCGAATCCCGAAGGTCCTGGGGTCCAGGGAGCGCCAGCTGCTCCTGGAATTCGCTCGGCTGCGCGGGGAGCGGCACAAAAAGCCGCCTTCCCTGGGTAAGCGGGTACGGGACCCCCTGCCATGA is part of the Armatimonadota bacterium genome and harbors:
- the dnaJ gene encoding molecular chaperone DnaJ, with the translated sequence MPRDYYEILNVSPDASQEEIHRAYRRLAREYHPDVNKDPQAEERFKEINEAYQVLGDPQKRAEYDRMRRGGLARTPLDFGSPFEDLFEVFFGGMRPGPAEEPRPERGADLRYDLEITLEEAAHGTERTIEVTRLETCPGCFGTGAERGGGWGTCPTCGGSGQTRFTQRTLFGTLTQISTCRRCAGHGRILRNPCTRCRGTGRVEARRHLVVNVPAGVQEDTPLRLAGEGEAGQHGGPRGDLYVFVHLARHPVFERRGLDLYCTVPLSMTQAALGDEVEVPTLDGPKSVPVPPGTQPGEVLTLKGYGLPSLDGRRGDLHVRFEVRIPKVLGSRERQLLLEFARLRGERHKKPPSLGKRVRDPLP